A genomic stretch from Chloroflexota bacterium includes:
- a CDS encoding IS3 family transposase: WRGREDLELATLEWVDWFNNRRLFSAIGYLPPAEYEATNGAILAPARAGTQ; the protein is encoded by the coding sequence TGGCGCGGCAGGGAAGACCTGGAGTTGGCAACCTTGGAGTGGGTGGATTGGTTCAATAACCGGCGTCTCTTCAGCGCCATCGGCTACCTGCCACCAGCGGAGTATGAGGCCACCAACGGTGCTATACTGGCCCCGGCAAGAGCCGGGACTCAATAA